GATTGCGTCACCGATTGCAAGTTTAGTAATATCAACTTCTACACGTTCTGGTAATTTATCTGGTGTAGCTGAAACTAAAACGTTGTATAAGTTTTGTGTTAGTTCACCACCGGCTTTCACACCTTCGGATTCACCAACAAGAACGATTTCAGCTTCCACTTCAGTTGTTTCCTTCATGTTTACAGCTAAAAACTCAACGTGTTTCATTTGACTTGTAAACGTGTCCAACTGTGCTTTAAACAGCAACGTATTGATTTTTTTACCACCAATAGTCATTGTGATTACAGCATTGGCACCATTATCTCGTAAAATTTTAGTTAACTCTTTTTGATCAACTGAAATAGGTGTACTTTCAATTTCATACCCATAAACGACGGCGGGAACTTGACCTGTGTGACGTAGTTGATTTCTTAGGGAACGTGGACGGACAGCTCTTTCTTTAACTTCTAATGATACTGACATAACCAAAATCCTCCTTAAATTTAAAGCTAAACGAGTTCGCTTAGTCGAAAGACTGCTCGTGTAGCTTGATAAATCAAAATGAATGTATATTTGGTCATCTGCAAAAAGCAAAATAATGTAAAAAAGGAGTTTCACTGCTACTTCGTATAAAAGCTGTAACTTAGCTAAAGTTCTCCTGTTCGTTTGTGAAACGAACAAGCAGCTCCTACAAAAAAGGACAGCAAAGACAAAAAATCCCGAATAATTGTGCACAATTATCCAGGGGAAAATTCTATATGATATCTTATTCTCTCCCAGGTCATTACGCTGTTTTTGAGAAACCTTATTCACTTTCTATATCAACCATAACGCGAATTCAAAGTTAAGTCAAGGGAAGTGAAGTCTTTTAATTTTTACTTAAAGGTTACTCTAGCAAAATATCGGTGCATTTATTATCTTGATTGCTTTTCATTCGGTAGAATTTATACTAAACTAGTAATTGAAAAGAGGAAAAGAAATGCGTTTAGATAAATTATTGGAACAAGAAAAAATCGGCTCTAGAAGAAAAGTCAAAGCCTTAATCCGCAGTAAACAAGTGACAGTTGATGGACAGATCATTATGAGTGAGAGCTTAAATGTAGACGCAGCGTTACAAGATATTTTTGTTGGTGATAAAAAAATTCAGCAAACCACACATGTGTATTACATGCTGAATAAGCCTAATGGTGTTGTGACTGCCGTCAAAGATGCCCAGCACCAAACAGTGATCGATTTAATCAGTGTCAATGATCAAAGAGTAGGCTTATATCCTGTCGGTCGGTTGGACCGTGATACAGAAGGGTTGTTGCTGTTAACAGATAATGGTCAGTTAGGGTACCAATTACTATTACCGCATAAAAAAGTCTCAAAGCGCTATGAAGTCATTGTGAATGAACCGTTGACGTTGCTTGATTGTAAAGCATTCTCTGAAGGGATCGTTTTTTTAGACGGAAAAAAATGTAAGCCGGCAGAGCTGGTGATTCTATCATCAGAGAAAAATCAGAGTCGTGCCTATTTGGATATCACTGAAGGGAAATTTCATCAGGTCAAAAAAATGTTTTTAGCTGTAGGTAAAAAAGTGATGTACTTAAAACGTTTATCGATGGGTCCGATCCAGCTAGATCCAACACTTAGTTTAGGAGCATACCGTCCTTTAAACCAGGCAGAATTACAGGCATTATTGCCTTATTTTACTATCCATAAAAAAGAAAAGAGCGTGGAACATGAAATTTAAAACGTTATTATTTGATGTCGACGATACATTATTAGATTTTCAATTAACAGAAAAAAAAGCCTTACAAGCACTTTTTCAAGAAGAAGAGCTAACTCTGACTGATGAAATAGAAGCAACTTATAAAAAAATCAACATTCAGTTGTGGCGTGAATTTGAGCAAGGAAAAACAGATAAAAAGACCGTGACCGATACTCGTTTTAGTCTGTTATTTGCTCAATTGAATAAAAATGTTGATGGGAAAAAAATGGGTGAGCAATATCGCTATCATTTAAGTCAAGGTCATGATTTATTAGGGAACAGTAAAGAAATTATCGAACGACTTCAACCGGATTATGACTTATATATTGTGACAAATGGTGTCGCTAAAACGCAATATCAGCGGTTAAATGATTCAAAAATGACCACGTTTTTCAACGACATTTTTGTTTCAGAAGAAGTAGGTTATCAAAAGCCGATGAAGGAATACTTTGATTATGTTTTTGAACGAATTCCTAGCTTTGATCGAGAAAAAACATTGATCATTGGAGATTCACTTGCTTCTGATATCAAAGGCGGTAACGTAGCGAATATTGAGACTCTTTGGTTGAATCCATCAAAACAACCAGCGACGCTTGATATTCAGCCTACTTATGAAATCAGTCGTTTAGATGAAATTTTTAATGTATTAGCACCATGAAAAACAGCGATTACGAGTTTTGAACAACTCTCGTGGTCGCTGTTTTATGCTTATATATCGATGCTTAATCGAACCATATCTTTCAATACAAGCTTATTTTCGACAATTTCGTCTTGATAATGACGAAGGAAAAAGTCACGATCGATGCTTGTCATACGAAATCCACATTTTTGATAAAGATATAACTGCCCCAAACTAGTGCTACCGGTGCCGATTTCTACTGTTTTATAAGAATGATTTGTGGCGTAAGCTAAGGCAAACTGAATCAGTTTTTCACCAAGACCTTGTCCTTGGTAACTTTCAGATACAGCGATATTGACGATTTCCAGTGTTTCTGGTCTCGTAGGAAGTAAGACTAAAATACCTGCTACAGTGTTATTAAAAATAAGTTCAAAACACAAGCCGCGTTTTATGTAATCGTCTACTAACTGTTTATTCGGATCAGCTGATAATAATAAGTCATAGTGAGGTGCTTGAAGGGGCTGAATTACTCTAATTGTCATCCTACTTTTTCCTTTCTGATAAACCTATCTAATAAACGAAGAAGTTTAAAAAATAAATAGATAAAATTGTAGCTTTCTGGCTCTTTTCTATTATAATAGAAAAAGGATATTATGACTATTACAGATAAGAGAGAGGTTTCGTTGAATGAAAAATACTCAACCAATCGTGATTGGTGTTACTGGCGGTTCAGGCAGTGGGAAAACTAGTGTCAGTCGGGCGATTTTCAATCATTTCCCAAATCATTCGATCATGATGTTGGAGCAAGATTCTTATTATAAAGACCAAAGTCATCTGAGCTTTGAAGAAAGATTAGCGACAAATTATGATCATCCATTCGCTTTTGATACGGATTTATTGATCGATCATTTAAAACAATTAATCAATTATGAGTCAATTGAAAAACCAGTATATGATTATGTTGCGCATACGCGGAGTTCGGACATTAT
The Enterococcus silesiacus DNA segment above includes these coding regions:
- a CDS encoding 16S rRNA pseudouridine(516) synthase produces the protein MRLDKLLEQEKIGSRRKVKALIRSKQVTVDGQIIMSESLNVDAALQDIFVGDKKIQQTTHVYYMLNKPNGVVTAVKDAQHQTVIDLISVNDQRVGLYPVGRLDRDTEGLLLLTDNGQLGYQLLLPHKKVSKRYEVIVNEPLTLLDCKAFSEGIVFLDGKKCKPAELVILSSEKNQSRAYLDITEGKFHQVKKMFLAVGKKVMYLKRLSMGPIQLDPTLSLGAYRPLNQAELQALLPYFTIHKKEKSVEHEI
- a CDS encoding HAD family hydrolase encodes the protein MKFKTLLFDVDDTLLDFQLTEKKALQALFQEEELTLTDEIEATYKKINIQLWREFEQGKTDKKTVTDTRFSLLFAQLNKNVDGKKMGEQYRYHLSQGHDLLGNSKEIIERLQPDYDLYIVTNGVAKTQYQRLNDSKMTTFFNDIFVSEEVGYQKPMKEYFDYVFERIPSFDREKTLIIGDSLASDIKGGNVANIETLWLNPSKQPATLDIQPTYEISRLDEIFNVLAP
- a CDS encoding 50S ribosomal protein L25, which encodes MSVSLEVKERAVRPRSLRNQLRHTGQVPAVVYGYEIESTPISVDQKELTKILRDNGANAVITMTIGGKKINTLLFKAQLDTFTSQMKHVEFLAVNMKETTEVEAEIVLVGESEGVKAGGELTQNLYNVLVSATPDKLPERVEVDITKLAIGDAITVADLPKDKDYDIITDGEEQILAITEAKAATEESSEEAAEPTVIGEKPE
- a CDS encoding GNAT family acetyltransferase translates to MTIRVIQPLQAPHYDLLLSADPNKQLVDDYIKRGLCFELIFNNTVAGILVLLPTRPETLEIVNIAVSESYQGQGLGEKLIQFALAYATNHSYKTVEIGTGSTSLGQLYLYQKCGFRMTSIDRDFFLRHYQDEIVENKLVLKDMVRLSIDI